The proteins below are encoded in one region of Vulpes lagopus strain Blue_001 chromosome 10, ASM1834538v1, whole genome shotgun sequence:
- the LOC121500405 gene encoding olfactory receptor 145, which produces MPLVRMAAENSSVTEFILSGLTNQPELQIPLFFLFLGFYVVTVVGNLGLITLIGLNSHLHTPMYFFLFNLSFIDFCYSTVITPKMLMNFVLRKNVISYAGCMTQLFFFLFFVVSESFILSAMAYDRYAAICNPLVYTATMSPQVCFLLLLGVYVMGFAGAMAHTACMVRLTFCANNLVDHYMCDILPLLERSCTSTYVNELVVFVVVGIDIGVPTVTIFISYALILSSILRIHSTKGRSKAFSTCSSHIIAVSLFFGSGAFMYLKPSSLLPMNQGKVSSLFYTIVVPMLNPLIYSLRNKDVKIALKKTLSKKPFS; this is translated from the coding sequence ATGCCTTTAGTAAGAATGGCAGCTGAGAACTCCTCTGTGACAGAGTTTATCCTCTCAGGCTTAACCAACCAGCCAGAACTCCagattcctctcttcttcctattTCTAGGTTTCTATGTGGTCACGGTGGTAGGGAACCTGGGCCTGATAACCCTGATTGGGCTGAATTCTCACCtgcacacccccatgtacttttTCCTCTTCAACTTGTCCTTCATAGATTTCTGCTATTCCACTGTTATCACTCCCAAGATGCTGATGAATTTTGTCTTGAGGAAGAACGTCATCTCCTACGCAGGGTGTATGACTCagctcttcttctttctcttctttgttgtATCTGAGTCCTTCATCCTGTCAGCAATGGCATATGACCGCTACGCCGCCATCTGTAACCCACTGGTATACACTGCCACCATGTCTCCTCAGGTCTGCTTCCTCCTTCTGTTGGGTGTCTATGTGATGGGGTTTGCTGGAGCCATGGCCCACACAGCGTGCATGGTAAGACTGACCTTCTGTGCCAACAATCTGGTTGACCACTACATGTGCGACATCCTTCCCCTTCTTGAGCGTTCTTGCACCAGCACCTATGTCAATGAGCTggtagtttttgttgttgtgggCATTGATATTGGTGTGCCCACAGTTACCATCTTCATTTCTTATGCCCTCATCCTCTCCAGCATTCTCCGTATTCATTCTACCAAGGGCAGGTCCAAAGCCTTCAGCACCTGCAGCTCCCACATAATTGCTGTTTCCCTCTTCTTTGGATCAGGGGCATTTATGTACCTCAAACCATCCTCTCTTTTACCTATGAATCAGGGGAAAGTGTCCTCTTTGTTCTACACCATCGTGGTGCCCATGCTCAACCCACTAATCTACAGCTTGAGGAATAAGGATGTCAAAATTGCTCTGAAGAAAACACTGAGCAAGAAACCATTCTCTTGA